A genomic window from Chlorobium phaeobacteroides DSM 266 includes:
- a CDS encoding sensor histidine kinase, translating to MTGKKGKPEGYLLAAVPVRHALIVLGDLKQVFLVSYPAIILTLFILTWLIAGRSIRPVEEVIAAAEKITKENLDQRIPLPRHHDELYRLSTTVNALLERLQEAFQREKQFTANASHELKTPIASVKGTLEVLVQKPRELEHYEERILFCLKELDRMTKLIDQLLMLAHYESSGLTVSMEPVDLAHHIREAIVRIRSDADRKNIPVSFDGPHSCIVWADPSMLDMIFENILSNAIKYSPSASTVAVSLSNLTGFPVCSIADNGIGIPEKQLSLVFERFYRVDVSRNSKTGGFGHNGGAAIPSYRQFRQLIVSPFKPAFIPV from the coding sequence CTGACCGGAAAAAAAGGAAAACCTGAAGGATATCTCCTCGCCGCGGTTCCAGTTCGGCACGCACTCATTGTTCTCGGCGATCTGAAGCAGGTTTTTCTGGTATCATATCCAGCTATTATCCTTACTCTCTTCATTCTTACCTGGCTTATTGCCGGACGGAGTATCCGTCCCGTAGAGGAGGTCATTGCCGCAGCCGAAAAAATCACCAAGGAAAATCTCGACCAACGCATTCCCCTGCCTCGTCATCACGATGAACTCTACAGGCTTTCCACCACAGTCAACGCCCTCCTCGAACGCCTCCAGGAAGCGTTTCAAAGAGAAAAGCAGTTCACTGCCAATGCGTCACATGAACTGAAAACCCCGATTGCTTCGGTAAAGGGCACCCTTGAAGTACTGGTGCAAAAACCAAGAGAACTTGAGCACTATGAAGAACGGATCCTCTTCTGTCTGAAAGAGCTGGACCGGATGACAAAACTGATCGACCAGCTCCTTATGCTTGCCCACTATGAAAGCAGCGGCTTGACCGTAAGTATGGAACCCGTGGACCTTGCCCACCATATCAGGGAAGCGATCGTCCGGATACGCTCCGATGCCGATCGGAAAAACATCCCGGTCAGTTTCGATGGACCTCACTCCTGCATTGTTTGGGCGGATCCGTCAATGCTCGACATGATTTTCGAAAATATTCTGTCGAACGCCATCAAGTATTCTCCTTCAGCTTCGACGGTCGCAGTATCACTTTCAAACCTTACAGGTTTTCCTGTCTGCAGCATTGCCGATAACGGGATAGGTATTCCTGAAAAGCAGCTTTCCCTGGTTTTCGAACGGTTTTACAGGGTTGACGTATCGAGAAACTCGAAAACCGGAGGATTCGGGCACAACGGTGGAGCTGCGATTCCCTCGTATCGACAATTCCGGCAGTTAATTGTAAGCCCTTTTAAGCCTGCGTTTATCCCGGTTTAA
- a CDS encoding response regulator transcription factor: MRILVIEDEPGISGFLKEGLEEEYFAVDLAFDGKTGLDMAILNEYDLMIVDWMIPGISGIEVCRQVRKAGSSVPIIFLTAKDTLEDIVFGLDAGANDYIRKPFAFEELLARIRVQLRRNNPESDAITAGFVTVNPVTHQVFCRDTEIALTPKEFSLLEFLARNKDKVCTRSRIIEHVRDMHFDSDTSIIDVYINFLRKKLDCSGCGNIIQTIRGVGYIIRES, translated from the coding sequence ATGCGGATTCTTGTTATCGAAGACGAACCGGGAATATCCGGATTTCTCAAGGAGGGACTGGAAGAGGAGTATTTTGCCGTCGATCTTGCTTTCGACGGCAAAACCGGGCTTGACATGGCGATCCTGAACGAATATGATCTCATGATCGTTGACTGGATGATTCCCGGAATCAGCGGCATAGAGGTATGCCGACAGGTACGCAAAGCCGGAAGTTCCGTTCCGATCATCTTTTTGACCGCAAAAGACACCCTTGAGGATATCGTGTTCGGTCTCGATGCAGGAGCAAACGATTATATCAGAAAACCTTTCGCATTCGAGGAGCTGCTGGCCCGCATACGGGTGCAGCTTCGCCGAAACAATCCGGAAAGCGACGCCATAACGGCTGGATTCGTGACCGTAAACCCGGTTACCCACCAGGTATTCTGCAGGGATACAGAAATCGCACTGACCCCCAAGGAATTTTCCCTGCTTGAATTTCTGGCACGCAACAAGGATAAAGTCTGCACAAGAAGCCGGATCATCGAACATGTCCGGGATATGCATTTCGACTCCGATACATCGATCATCGATGTCTATATCAATTTCCTTCGAAAGAAACTCGACTGTTCAGGATGCGGAAACATCATTCAAACGATTCGGGGCGTCGGCTACATTATTCGTGAATCCTGA
- a CDS encoding calcium/sodium antiporter: protein MSDYVFLIVGIGCAAFGGELFVRGAVGTALALRIAPAIIGVTVAAFATSSPELSVAISSGLAGRSQISMGDALGSNIVNIALILGIALIISDISVASGTIRRDISAAVLIPLLTGFFLLDGNLSRLDGMLMLCMFIAWLTAAVLEAARQRNSSESGSGGTSVLSSALFAIGGLVLLVISGRLIVSGATAIARAFGLDEFIIGATVVALGTSMPELASLVFARLRGHDEIGLGTILGSNIFNGLFILSVAAILSPARPPLPEVLPALAFGLLSVLIALPWRNSGRIRRVQGVFLLLLYFLYLVTAVLLRP from the coding sequence ATGTCAGACTATGTTTTTCTTATTGTCGGTATAGGGTGTGCCGCGTTCGGAGGAGAACTCTTTGTTCGTGGGGCTGTCGGCACGGCATTGGCTCTCCGGATCGCTCCGGCGATCATCGGGGTTACGGTTGCGGCGTTCGCCACTTCAAGCCCGGAACTTTCCGTTGCGATCAGTTCGGGACTTGCAGGCAGATCGCAGATATCCATGGGCGATGCGCTTGGGAGCAATATCGTCAACATCGCACTCATTCTGGGTATCGCGCTGATCATTTCGGACATATCTGTCGCATCGGGTACGATAAGGCGTGACATATCGGCTGCCGTTCTCATTCCTCTGTTAACCGGTTTTTTTCTGCTCGACGGCAATCTTTCGAGGCTTGATGGAATGCTCATGCTCTGCATGTTTATCGCATGGCTCACTGCGGCGGTGCTCGAAGCCGCCCGCCAGAGGAATTCGTCCGAAAGCGGTTCGGGTGGCACGAGCGTTCTGAGCTCTGCGCTTTTCGCTATCGGGGGCCTTGTCCTGCTCGTCATTTCCGGTAGGCTGATCGTTTCCGGGGCTACAGCCATCGCCCGTGCGTTCGGGCTTGACGAGTTCATCATCGGTGCAACCGTTGTCGCCCTGGGTACATCCATGCCGGAGCTGGCCTCTCTTGTGTTCGCCAGACTTCGGGGTCACGATGAAATCGGTCTCGGTACGATTCTTGGCAGCAATATCTTCAACGGATTGTTCATTCTTTCCGTAGCCGCGATCTTAAGCCCTGCCCGCCCTCCTTTGCCTGAAGTGCTTCCCGCGCTTGCTTTCGGATTGCTGTCGGTACTGATTGCCCTTCCATGGCGGAACAGCGGACGAATCAGAAGAGTGCAGGGAGTTTTTCTGCTGCTGCTCTATTTCCTTTATCTGGTAACGGCGGTTCTGCTGCGACCGTGA
- a CDS encoding OmpA family protein, producing MKFVSRNFPILALMTLFMFGQLSSAFAKQTGSNKADIVWNRYDFVPGDKIIFEDNQETESNGEFPSKWELVDKDNIEIATVNGNNVLYFIKCNMNSGGGLVPRMKNTGIDYLPDEFTVEFDAYFENSNKPAYYLYLTDTKHQRKLEKTAPSKTPHNHRNIQFDRVMAKVYGGAANYYPGMTATSKPPSMWRHFAISYNKGYVKVYIDDARVLTIPDLGYNPTGIGIGSHITGTKNKGYIKNVRIAAGSVKLYNSLMAKGRIATTGIKFDTGNATLKPESNGVINEIVKMMNTYPVIRLRIEGHTDSDGDTSANQILSEKRSAAVKAALIKRGIAAVRLSISSFGETKPVADNTTSEGKANNRRVEFVKL from the coding sequence ATGAAATTTGTATCGAGAAACTTTCCGATTCTTGCCCTGATGACGCTTTTTATGTTTGGGCAATTGTCGTCAGCCTTCGCAAAACAAACCGGATCAAACAAAGCCGACATAGTATGGAACAGGTATGATTTTGTTCCTGGCGATAAAATCATATTCGAAGACAACCAGGAAACGGAGTCTAACGGAGAGTTCCCTTCAAAATGGGAGCTTGTCGATAAAGACAATATTGAAATCGCTACCGTCAACGGCAATAATGTTCTGTATTTCATCAAATGCAATATGAACAGCGGAGGCGGACTCGTTCCTCGCATGAAAAATACAGGTATCGACTACCTGCCCGATGAGTTTACCGTAGAATTCGATGCCTACTTTGAAAACAGCAACAAACCTGCGTATTATCTCTACCTGACAGACACAAAACATCAGCGGAAACTCGAAAAAACAGCTCCGTCGAAAACCCCGCACAATCACAGAAATATTCAGTTTGATCGAGTCATGGCAAAAGTCTATGGAGGAGCGGCAAACTATTACCCCGGCATGACCGCCACAAGCAAACCTCCTTCTATGTGGAGGCATTTTGCGATATCATATAATAAAGGCTATGTGAAAGTCTATATCGACGACGCAAGGGTTCTTACCATTCCCGATCTCGGATACAATCCGACGGGAATCGGCATCGGAAGCCATATTACCGGCACAAAAAATAAAGGCTATATCAAGAATGTCCGCATTGCTGCCGGGAGCGTCAAGCTTTACAACAGCCTCATGGCAAAAGGACGTATTGCCACAACCGGCATAAAATTCGATACCGGCAACGCGACGTTGAAACCCGAATCCAATGGCGTAATCAATGAGATAGTCAAGATGATGAATACCTATCCCGTCATACGATTGCGTATCGAAGGACACACGGACAGCGACGGCGACACTTCTGCCAATCAGATTCTTTCAGAAAAACGTTCAGCAGCGGTAAAGGCAGCACTGATAAAACGGGGTATCGCGGCTGTACGTCTGTCGATCTCATCGTTCGGCGAAACAAAACCGGTAGCTGACAACACGACATCGGAAGGAAAAGCCAACAACCGCCGGGTAGAGTTCGTAAAACTCTGA
- a CDS encoding four helix bundle suffix domain-containing protein: MKKLRPSGGYRKAASFQTATLIYDATYWFCEKFIDSRSRTLDQMIQAARSGRQNIAEGSRAAATSSQTELRLVNVARSSLEELLLDYEDYLRHRHLRQWASSSAEASAVREVPQRFKRDRSAQSNQSDLTELTDLTDQERWVLYAFWLEHESAEVRANAIICLIHQANYLLDRQIASLEAAFVEEGGYSEQLAAARLAERERKRNETSRHPTPAGAIPSCPQCGSPMVLRTARADKNEGQQFWGCTGYPECRGVIKV; encoded by the coding sequence ATGAAGAAGTTGAGACCGAGTGGCGGCTATCGTAAAGCTGCCAGTTTTCAGACGGCTACTCTGATTTACGATGCCACCTACTGGTTTTGCGAGAAGTTCATCGATTCGAGATCGCGGACGCTTGACCAGATGATTCAGGCTGCACGTTCAGGTCGGCAGAACATCGCGGAAGGCAGTCGCGCTGCGGCGACCTCTTCGCAGACTGAACTGCGGTTGGTCAATGTTGCGCGATCGAGCCTCGAAGAGCTTCTGCTCGACTATGAAGACTACCTTCGCCATCGGCATCTGAGGCAGTGGGCATCGTCGAGCGCTGAAGCGAGTGCTGTTCGCGAAGTTCCGCAGCGGTTCAAGAGAGATCGGTCAGCTCAGTCAAATCAGTCGGATCTGACTGAGCTGACTGATCTGACTGATCAGGAGCGCTGGGTGCTGTATGCTTTCTGGCTGGAGCATGAGAGTGCCGAGGTTCGGGCCAATGCGATCATCTGCCTGATCCATCAGGCGAACTACCTGCTCGACCGGCAGATTGCCTCGCTGGAGGCAGCCTTCGTTGAAGAGGGCGGGTACAGCGAGCAACTTGCTGCCGCCCGTCTCGCCGAGCGGGAACGCAAGCGCAATGAGACCTCCCGGCATCCGACGCCTGCCGGGGCCATACCTTCCTGCCCGCAATGCGGCAGCCCCATGGTGTTGCGAACGGCCAGGGCCGACAAAAACGAGGGGCAGCAGTTCTGGGGCTGTACAGGCTATCCCGAGTGCCGTGGGGTGATAAAGGTCTGA
- a CDS encoding type II toxin-antitoxin system TacA family antitoxin gives MSGAAKTNKSVGTLKSAARKDAKQSSESKARLEARISRATHTRIKLASDIQGRTVTDFVVHAALEAATKTIEENFVVQLSMEGQEAFAEALLNPPEPNDALRRAFERHAVLTGKND, from the coding sequence ATGAGTGGGGCAGCAAAAACAAACAAGAGTGTCGGCACTCTCAAGTCTGCTGCCCGGAAAGATGCAAAGCAAAGCAGTGAGAGCAAAGCCCGTCTTGAAGCGAGAATCTCCAGGGCAACCCATACCCGGATAAAACTTGCTTCTGACATTCAGGGAAGAACAGTAACCGATTTTGTCGTACATGCCGCTCTCGAAGCTGCCACAAAGACAATAGAAGAGAATTTTGTTGTTCAGTTGTCAATGGAGGGACAAGAGGCTTTTGCCGAAGCCCTGCTGAATCCACCGGAACCAAATGACGCTCTTCGACGTGCTTTCGAAAGGCATGCGGTACTTACAGGAAAGAACGACTGA
- a CDS encoding GNAT family N-acetyltransferase, producing the protein MNVPRFSIIPFNREHQKSGFCCGSSLLDRYFSERVGQDVRRNLTKCFVAIDNSHERIAGFYTLSAAQIPLLQLPEKLADKMPHYHAVPASRLGRLAIDKSYQGEGLGSTLIADALMRSSSSSMAVYALLVDAKDESAATFYLHHGFIPCVGAPHTLFLPIGTVRSL; encoded by the coding sequence ATGAATGTCCCACGATTTTCGATCATCCCCTTCAACCGCGAACATCAGAAATCTGGATTCTGCTGCGGTTCAAGCCTGCTTGACCGATATTTTTCCGAACGTGTCGGTCAGGATGTGAGAAGGAATCTCACGAAGTGCTTTGTGGCGATCGATAACAGTCACGAACGAATTGCAGGTTTCTACACGCTTTCAGCAGCCCAGATCCCGTTGCTGCAACTGCCTGAAAAACTGGCCGACAAGATGCCCCATTATCATGCAGTACCGGCATCAAGACTGGGACGACTCGCCATCGATAAAAGCTATCAGGGAGAGGGACTTGGGAGTACGCTCATTGCAGACGCACTGATGCGCTCATCAAGTTCTTCAATGGCTGTCTATGCATTGCTGGTCGATGCAAAAGACGAGAGCGCAGCGACGTTTTACCTGCACCATGGATTCATTCCCTGTGTCGGTGCACCTCATACATTGTTTCTGCCAATAGGCACAGTCAGAAGCCTCTAA
- a CDS encoding ATP-binding protein translates to MSEETIHPRFLRPRIVEALADSPVVLLHGPRQCGKTTLARLVGDEAGFAYFTFDDDVQRAAAQTDPIGYVADLPERAVLDEVQRVPELFTSLKAAVDTRRLPGRFILTGSANVLLVPKLADSLAGRMEILRLHPLSQAELGGKPCGFVSRLFASDFKAGPSGLRLGKTLAQRVVAGGFPAALARANERRSATWYRDYAETLIQRDIRDLARISAMDALPRLLTLAAGQTACLVNVSELAAPFQISRQTIREYLTILSRIFLVDELPSWHRNRMKRLVKTPKLHVGDTGLACALLGLNGNSLWGDRPLFGRLLETFVYQELRRLASWHEEAVAFSHFRDKDQVEVDVVLESEGLMAGVEVKAASTVTGDDFKGLRKLKDAVQNNFAAGVVLYDGESVAGFGDRLYAVPISRLWAGD, encoded by the coding sequence ATGAGTGAAGAGACCATCCATCCCCGTTTTCTGCGCCCGCGCATCGTGGAAGCCCTGGCAGATTCGCCGGTGGTTCTACTCCACGGCCCGCGGCAGTGCGGCAAGACCACGCTGGCCCGACTGGTGGGCGATGAGGCCGGTTTTGCCTATTTTACTTTTGATGATGATGTCCAGCGGGCGGCGGCCCAGACCGATCCGATCGGTTATGTGGCCGATTTGCCGGAACGGGCGGTGCTGGACGAGGTGCAGCGGGTACCGGAACTGTTTACCTCGCTCAAGGCTGCGGTGGATACCCGCCGGTTGCCCGGTCGCTTCATCCTGACGGGGTCGGCCAATGTGCTGCTGGTGCCGAAACTTGCGGATTCGCTGGCTGGTCGCATGGAAATTCTGCGATTGCATCCGTTGTCGCAGGCGGAGTTAGGCGGGAAACCCTGCGGCTTTGTTTCCCGTCTCTTTGCCTCGGATTTCAAGGCCGGTCCATCCGGACTGCGCCTTGGGAAAACCCTGGCGCAACGGGTGGTTGCCGGAGGTTTCCCTGCGGCTCTGGCGCGTGCTAACGAACGCCGCAGTGCCACATGGTATCGTGATTATGCAGAGACCCTGATTCAGCGAGATATTCGCGATCTGGCGCGTATCAGCGCTATGGACGCACTGCCACGCCTGCTGACGCTGGCCGCTGGACAAACCGCGTGCCTGGTGAATGTCTCCGAGCTGGCTGCGCCGTTTCAGATCAGCCGCCAGACGATTCGCGAATATCTGACGATCTTGTCCCGGATTTTTCTGGTGGACGAATTGCCTTCATGGCACAGGAACCGGATGAAGCGGCTGGTAAAGACACCCAAGCTGCATGTAGGCGACACTGGACTGGCCTGCGCCCTGCTTGGATTGAACGGTAACTCACTGTGGGGGGATCGCCCACTGTTTGGCAGGCTGCTGGAAACATTCGTTTATCAGGAGTTGCGACGATTGGCCAGTTGGCATGAAGAAGCTGTCGCCTTCAGCCATTTCCGTGACAAGGATCAGGTCGAAGTCGATGTGGTGCTGGAATCCGAAGGGCTTATGGCAGGAGTGGAGGTCAAGGCGGCTTCAACCGTAACCGGCGATGATTTCAAAGGCCTGCGCAAGCTGAAAGACGCCGTGCAAAATAACTTTGCAGCAGGTGTGGTGCTCTACGATGGCGAATCTGTTGCAGGATTTGGTGACAGGCTCTATGCCGTACCCATCTCACGGCTATGGGCGGGCGATTGA
- a CDS encoding CopG family ribbon-helix-helix protein, producing MSQTKGVKLDDTTQQRLAALGRIRDRSPHWLMCRAIETYLDREEKYEQEKREDMERWEQYQLTGVAVPHEQAAEWLENLAQGKVTACPG from the coding sequence ATGTCACAGACAAAAGGCGTCAAGTTAGACGACACTACACAACAACGGCTTGCAGCTCTCGGTCGTATCCGCGACAGATCGCCCCACTGGCTCATGTGCAGGGCAATCGAAACATACTTGGATCGCGAAGAAAAATATGAGCAGGAAAAGCGAGAGGATATGGAGCGTTGGGAACAGTATCAATTGACCGGCGTTGCAGTGCCCCATGAACAAGCTGCTGAATGGCTTGAAAATCTGGCGCAAGGGAAGGTGACGGCGTGCCCCGGATAA
- a CDS encoding type II toxin-antitoxin system RelE/ParE family toxin encodes MPRIKWLPDALSDVERLHAFLHEKSPDAAARAARVILDGAGLLKSIPEIGRPMDDETGRRELVLSFGAGAFVLRYMWDRGDTVVIIRVWHSKESRM; translated from the coding sequence GTGCCCCGGATAAAATGGCTTCCGGATGCATTGTCCGATGTCGAGCGGCTTCATGCTTTCCTGCATGAAAAAAGCCCCGATGCGGCAGCACGAGCGGCAAGGGTCATTCTTGATGGTGCAGGACTACTGAAATCGATACCCGAGATTGGCCGCCCCATGGACGATGAAACCGGAAGACGCGAACTGGTTCTCTCATTCGGTGCCGGTGCTTTTGTGCTTCGTTATATGTGGGACAGAGGCGATACTGTTGTTATTATCCGTGTCTGGCACAGCAAAGAAAGCAGAATGTAG
- a CDS encoding IS256 family transposase, translating to MAKKKAPIPDAQKALIDQLIRESGGPQALFDKGGLLDQLKKRFIEQALEAEMDEHLGYPKHAPMVPNSGNARNGHGSKTIIVDSDQLEISPPRDRNSTFEPQLIPKRQKRFKGFDEKILAMYARGMSVRDMQAMLLELYEVEVSEALISSVTDTVLDDVRAWQSRPLDRVYPIVYFDCIVVKSRQDGKVSNRAVYLALTVTMEGHKELLGLWLSQNEGAKFWLGVMSELQNRGVQDILIAAVDGLVGFPDAIAAVFPATEVQLCIVHMVRNSTKYVSWKNRKELCADLKTIYGSNTLEEAELSLQAFGKKWDSKYPTVSQLWHRHWENIVPFFAYPKQIRKVIYTTNAIESLNRSLRKVLKTKGAFPNDESIIKLMYLAMQNIAKKWTLPLRDWGSVINQLSIKFEGRVPL from the coding sequence ATGGCCAAAAAGAAAGCCCCTATACCCGACGCCCAAAAGGCACTGATCGACCAGCTTATTCGTGAAAGTGGCGGTCCGCAAGCATTGTTTGACAAGGGAGGGCTGCTTGATCAGCTCAAAAAGCGCTTTATCGAACAGGCGCTCGAAGCTGAAATGGACGAGCACCTTGGTTATCCGAAACATGCTCCGATGGTTCCCAACAGCGGGAATGCCCGTAATGGCCACGGTAGCAAAACCATCATCGTTGACAGCGATCAACTGGAGATCAGTCCACCGCGAGATCGCAACAGCACCTTCGAACCACAACTGATTCCCAAGCGTCAGAAGCGGTTCAAGGGGTTCGATGAGAAGATCCTGGCTATGTATGCCCGAGGCATGAGTGTCCGGGACATGCAAGCCATGCTGCTGGAACTCTATGAGGTGGAAGTCTCCGAAGCCCTCATCAGCAGTGTGACCGATACGGTACTCGATGATGTGCGGGCATGGCAGAGCCGTCCACTCGACCGGGTTTATCCTATCGTCTATTTCGATTGCATTGTCGTCAAGAGCCGTCAGGATGGCAAAGTGAGCAACAGGGCTGTCTATCTGGCTCTTACCGTGACCATGGAGGGCCATAAAGAACTGCTGGGCTTGTGGCTCTCCCAGAACGAAGGGGCCAAATTCTGGCTCGGGGTCATGAGCGAACTGCAAAACCGTGGTGTTCAGGATATTCTGATCGCCGCAGTTGACGGTCTTGTCGGGTTTCCCGATGCTATTGCCGCCGTGTTCCCGGCAACAGAAGTTCAGCTTTGCATCGTGCACATGGTTCGTAACTCGACGAAATACGTCTCATGGAAAAACCGCAAGGAACTGTGTGCCGACCTGAAAACCATTTACGGATCGAATACTCTGGAAGAAGCCGAACTGAGCCTGCAAGCCTTTGGAAAAAAGTGGGATAGCAAATATCCTACGGTCAGTCAGCTCTGGCATCGGCACTGGGAGAACATTGTGCCGTTTTTCGCCTATCCGAAACAAATCAGGAAGGTGATCTATACGACCAATGCCATCGAATCCCTGAACCGGTCACTACGAAAAGTGCTGAAAACCAAAGGAGCTTTTCCCAATGACGAATCAATCATCAAGCTGATGTACCTGGCTATGCAGAACATCGCGAAGAAATGGACCTTGCCGCTCCGGGACTGGGGCTCGGTGATCAACCAGCTTTCTATTAAATTCGAGGGGAGAGTCCCTTTATGA